Proteins co-encoded in one Kiritimatiellia bacterium genomic window:
- a CDS encoding tetratricopeptide repeat protein yields the protein MQGTLVGFLALGWMALCAAPAGAAESAPADDFGAGVRAFSAARHQLAVELAERLGLALPEKAVSFFEAAEAGDWAAVSNRFQRLKAPGTGGWQAPGLQNELWACVHETLGLWEVWINWKQDSELLRLYYEPILASMPEGSLYFGGTDAGRFVITAVNALKDPPPLFTLTQNALADNTYMAHLRAVYGENIWLPTPEDSNQAFRQYVEDVQAGRIEAGAEVSIKDGRVSVQGVAGVMMINGILADMIFEHNRSERAIFLEESYVVPWMYPYLEPRGLILKLNPEPLGELPAAAVARDRTFWKKQIALLEKQPGFESNTEARKAFSKLRSAIAGVYAYRKMPDEAEAAFRQALRLYPLSPEAHFRLAALYEEQGELEKARALMTAFLQSAPPDGREQAGLYLERLEERMQEPGESSL from the coding sequence ATGCAAGGAACACTCGTCGGATTCCTGGCCCTGGGGTGGATGGCTCTCTGCGCGGCCCCGGCCGGGGCCGCGGAAAGCGCGCCGGCGGACGACTTCGGCGCCGGGGTGCGGGCCTTCAGCGCCGCGCGGCACCAACTGGCCGTCGAGCTGGCCGAGCGGCTCGGGCTGGCCCTGCCGGAAAAGGCCGTGTCCTTTTTCGAGGCTGCCGAGGCCGGCGACTGGGCCGCGGTGTCGAATCGATTCCAGCGCCTCAAGGCCCCGGGAACCGGCGGGTGGCAGGCGCCCGGCCTGCAGAACGAACTCTGGGCCTGCGTGCACGAAACGCTCGGGCTCTGGGAGGTCTGGATCAACTGGAAACAAGACTCGGAACTCCTCCGGCTGTACTACGAGCCAATCCTGGCCTCCATGCCGGAGGGCAGCCTGTACTTCGGCGGAACGGATGCCGGGCGCTTCGTCATTACCGCGGTCAACGCGTTGAAAGACCCGCCGCCGTTGTTTACCCTCACCCAGAACGCCCTCGCGGACAACACGTACATGGCCCATCTCCGCGCGGTGTACGGGGAGAACATCTGGTTGCCGACCCCGGAAGATTCCAACCAGGCCTTTCGACAGTACGTGGAAGACGTCCAGGCCGGCCGGATCGAGGCCGGGGCCGAGGTCAGCATCAAGGACGGCCGTGTGTCCGTCCAGGGCGTGGCCGGCGTCATGATGATCAACGGCATTCTCGCGGACATGATCTTTGAACATAACCGGAGCGAGCGCGCCATCTTCCTCGAGGAAAGTTACGTGGTGCCCTGGATGTATCCCTATCTCGAGCCCCGCGGGCTGATCCTGAAGCTGAATCCCGAACCGCTGGGCGAACTCCCCGCCGCCGCCGTGGCCCGCGACCGCACGTTCTGGAAGAAGCAGATCGCCCTCCTGGAAAAGCAGCCGGGCTTCGAGTCGAACACCGAGGCGCGCAAGGCGTTTTCCAAGCTTCGTTCCGCGATCGCCGGGGTGTATGCCTACCGCAAGATGCCGGACGAGGCCGAGGCGGCGTTCCGGCAGGCCCTGCGCCTCTATCCCCTCTCGCCCGAGGCCCACTTTCGCCTGGCCGCCCTGTACGAGGAACAGGGCGAGCTGGAAAAGGCGCGCGCACTCATGACCGCCTTTCTCCAATCCGCCCCGCCCGACGGGCGGGAGCAGGCGGGCCTGTATCTGGAGCGGCTGGAGGAGCGCATGCAGGAGCCCGGGGAATCGTCACTGTAG
- the rsgA gene encoding ribosome small subunit-dependent GTPase A encodes MDLTPLGLDAWFEERATRLLQPDRRLARVTAVDRDAFLVRNEAGETYAELAGRFRFSARSAGDLPCVGDWVCVQWSASRGPALIHDVLPRKTFLRRKTPGKTMDFQMIAANIDAAFIVQGCDFDFSVPRLHRYLVIARDGGMEAHLVLSRTDMVSREALEQRIRELRESGITVPALPLSNATGDGVEAFRKLLLPGRTYGLLGSSGVGKTTLINGLLGKEALETRAVSGTGEGVHTTSRRQLVVLDNGAMLVDTPGLRELGLLGAEDGLEAAFNDIAEYSTRCRFPDCTHTREPGCAVLAAVQAGELSDERYRNYLKLKKEAEYHNRSYVEKRKKDKAFGRFFKSAMKQMKRSNVKW; translated from the coding sequence ATGGATCTGACCCCCCTAGGATTGGATGCCTGGTTTGAAGAGCGGGCGACCAGGCTCCTGCAGCCGGACCGCCGCCTGGCCCGCGTCACGGCCGTGGACCGGGACGCCTTCCTGGTCCGGAACGAGGCCGGCGAGACCTACGCGGAACTGGCGGGCCGGTTCCGGTTTTCGGCCCGGTCGGCCGGCGACCTCCCCTGCGTGGGCGACTGGGTCTGCGTCCAATGGTCCGCGTCGCGCGGCCCGGCCCTCATCCACGATGTTCTGCCGCGCAAGACGTTCCTGCGCCGCAAGACGCCCGGCAAGACCATGGACTTCCAGATGATCGCCGCGAATATCGACGCGGCGTTCATCGTGCAGGGTTGCGATTTCGATTTCAGCGTGCCGCGGCTCCACCGGTACCTGGTGATCGCCCGCGACGGCGGCATGGAGGCGCACCTCGTCCTTAGCAGGACCGACATGGTTTCCCGGGAGGCATTGGAGCAACGGATCAGGGAACTCCGGGAGTCCGGCATCACCGTGCCGGCGCTGCCGTTGAGCAACGCGACGGGCGACGGAGTGGAGGCGTTCCGGAAGCTCCTGCTCCCCGGCAGAACCTACGGCCTGCTCGGCTCTTCAGGTGTCGGAAAAACCACGCTGATCAACGGGCTGTTGGGGAAAGAGGCGCTCGAGACCCGGGCCGTGAGCGGGACCGGCGAGGGCGTGCACACGACCTCCCGCCGGCAACTGGTCGTCCTCGACAACGGCGCCATGCTGGTGGATACGCCCGGCCTGCGCGAACTGGGACTCCTCGGCGCCGAGGACGGCCTCGAGGCGGCCTTCAACGACATCGCCGAGTATTCGACGCGCTGCCGTTTCCCGGACTGTACCCACACGCGCGAGCCCGGCTGCGCGGTCCTGGCCGCCGTCCAGGCCGGCGAATTGAGCGACGAGCGCTACCGGAACTACCTTAAACTGAAGAAGGAAGCCGAATACCACAACCGCTCCTATGTCGAGAAAAGGAAGAAGGACAAGGCCTTTGGACGATTCTTCAAATCGGCGATGAAACAAATGAAGCGGTCGAATGTCAAATGGTGA